The following coding sequences are from one Halanaerobiaceae bacterium ANBcell28 window:
- a CDS encoding amino acid ABC transporter permease: MIEGAKITIRLTLWSLLLGIVIGLPFAFGQVYGNFIIKGIISIYERVVRSIPLIVTLLLFNFGLPLLGIRLPIFTVAVIAIGLRSSAYQSQIYRGAIQSVSGCQMKAALSLGMNKIKAFFHIIAPQAVRIAIPPFTNESAIVLKDTSLAFTIGVVELLRQGEYFITTTHEPMPILLTVAFIYLVLTTILNGFLVFFEKKYRIPGIGIEGGSDGY; encoded by the coding sequence TTGATAGAAGGAGCGAAGATAACTATTCGCTTGACTTTATGGAGTTTGCTTTTAGGTATTGTTATAGGCTTGCCATTTGCATTTGGGCAGGTATATGGGAATTTTATAATCAAAGGAATTATATCTATTTATGAACGAGTTGTTAGGAGTATTCCCTTAATTGTTACTTTGCTATTATTTAATTTTGGATTACCTTTATTGGGTATTCGACTTCCGATTTTTACAGTTGCAGTAATTGCTATTGGACTTAGAAGTTCAGCATATCAATCACAGATATATAGAGGAGCTATTCAGTCTGTCAGTGGCTGTCAAATGAAAGCTGCTTTGTCTTTGGGGATGAATAAAATTAAGGCTTTTTTTCATATTATTGCTCCACAGGCAGTTAGAATTGCAATTCCACCTTTTACAAATGAGTCGGCTATAGTATTGAAAGACACTTCCCTGGCCTTTACAATTGGTGTTGTGGAACTGTTAAGGCAAGGTGAATACTTTATTACTACTACTCATGAACCTATGCCTATTTTATTGACTGTTGCATTTATATATTTAGTTTTAACAACAATTCTTAATGGATTTTTAGTATTTTTTGAGAAAAAATATAGAATACCAGGTATAGGGATAGAAGGAGGATCAGATGGATATTAA